From Quercus robur chromosome 8, dhQueRobu3.1, whole genome shotgun sequence:
CAACTACCTGCCTCCTTAAACACTGCTGCATCAACATTTACCTTATACTGTCCAGCATCTGGGGGTCTCCATTGGGAATCACGCCTAGGGGGCTGCTTGGAAGTGGTTAAGTTTGAAGTGAAGCCTTGACGAAACTCCTCTACATATCTGGTCACCTCCTTGACTACCATCTTCCCCGGCTTGAACTTCCCCTCGTGCTTGTAACGATTTCTGTTACTCCATATGCTCCAAGCCGTCGTTGCAAACACGACCCAATCTATATTTTTTGCTTCCTCTTTTAGCTTCCAAAAAACCTCAATGAAATCCCTATGATCATTCTTCCACCTAGGCAAATTGAGACCCGATTCCTTCCAGACTTCAGCAGCAGCCTTACAATCCCATAACACATGGCTTGAAGATTCCGTCTCACCACACCAAGCACAACCATCCCATTTTGACACCTTTCTTCTAGCTAGGCAGAAATTGGTGGGCAGAATGTTTCTGCAGGCCCTCCATAGGAAATGTTTAATTTTTCCTGGACATTCGAGCCTCCAAATGGACTTCCAAACCTCATCCATTTTTGAGGGATCCGAGCACTCTCCCTTGTCTTCTTTCTCCTTGTTATCCTTTACCATTTTTAGCGCTACCCCATACGCGCTTCTAACGGTCAAAATCCCATTGCTTGTCCATGCCCAAATCCTAGAATCATTTGGAAGGCTTGGGCTAATCGGGATTCCCAAAACAGTCTCTGCTTCAAAAGGAAGGAAAATACTTCGCACCTTACTGATGTCCCAAGCTCTTTTGTCGCTGTCCAGCAAATGCTCCACCCTTTCCACTGAAGACACCTGACTCCTTGGGCTAATTACCTTAAAGGAATTAGGGGTAGGAAGCCATCTATCCCTCCAAATGTCTACGCTCCGCCCATTACCGATGCTCCACCTCATTCCTCTCTCCACAACACTTTTGGCTTCCATCAGACTTCGCCACGTATAAGAGGGGTTGTTCCCTACTTGAGCTTCCAAAAAACTTgtacttttaaaatattttgcctTCAGAACTCTATGCAGCAGCGAATCTGGGTTCTGGATAATTCTCCACCCTTGTTTGGCTAGAAGCGCTAAGTTAAAGGCCTTGAGGTCTCTAAAGCCTAGCCCTCCCTCCGCTTTCCTTTGGCACATCTTTTCCCACGAAATCCAAGccatctttctttcattttccttctgCCCCCACCAAAAGTTTCTGACCATGGAGTTTAGCTCCTTGCACAAAGCATCCGGGATCTTAAAGCAACTCATCGTGTACGTTGGGGTGGCTTGTGCCACTGCCTTAATGAGGATTTCTTTACCTGCCTTCGAAAGCAACTTGCCTTTCCACCCGGCTATTCTTCTTCCCACTTGGTCTTTTATTCGGTTGAaagctttcttttttccccttcccACCATAGGCGGCAATCCAAGGTATTTCTCATGTTGTCTAATTATTTGCGCCCCAAATAGTTCCTTAACCCCTTCCATCACTTCGCTCCTCGTGTTCTTGCTAAAAAAGAGAGatgttttctctttatttagtttttgccCCGACTCCCTCTCATAATCCTTTAACACTTGGCTCACCCGATTGGCCTCCTCCAAGGTTGCTTTGCAAAAAATTATGCTATCATCGGCGAAGAATAAGTGGGAGATTTGGGGTGCACCCCGACACACCGACACCCCTTTGATCCTCTCCAATCTAACTTCCCTTTGAAACATGGCTGAAAGCCCTTCCACGCATAACAAAAAGAGATAGGGAGAGATAGGGTCCCCTTGTCGCAGACCCCTAGTAGGGATGATTCGTCCTCTCGGTTCTCCATTAATAAGAACTGAGTAAGACACTGTTCTCACGCACATCATGAAAAGTTGTATCCACTTTTCCTGAAAGCCCATTTTTCTCATCACCCCTTCAAGATACTTCCACTCGACTCTATCGTACGCCTTGCTCATGTCAAGCTTGACAGCCATTAAAcctgtttttcctttccttctaGATTTTATTCTGTGCATAGTCTCGAAAGCTACAAAAACATTGTCAGTAATCTGTCTCCCGGGAACAAAAGCACTCTGAGCTTCTCCTATAACCTTTGGCAGAATTTTTTTCAACCTATTTGCTAGCACTTTGGACACTATCTTATAAATTACATTGCAAAGGCTTATCGGCCTAAACTCCGTAATTTTCTGAGGACACTGCACTGTTGGGATTAAGCATATATAAGTCTCATTCAGCACACAAGGTAAGCTACCAGAATTTAGAATGTCTAAAGCACATTTTGTCACATAAGGACCTACTATCTCCCAATATTTCTGATAGAAAAGAGGGGACATACCGTCGGGGCCGGGCGATTTTGTCGGATGCATCTGGTTGAGAGCATATCTGACTTCCTCCGCTCGAAAGTTCTCGAGTAAAATCTTGTTCATTTCCGGTGTAATGCACCTTTCCACATCTTCAACATTTACTTCATACTCACTAGTATGCTCTgtactataaattttttcaaaataccccAAGATGATTTCCTCAaccctttctttctcttcttgcCACATCCCATCTGCTCCCCAAAGGCCTTCAATTCTGTTTTTCCTTTGTCTCTGTGTTGCCGTTGCGTGGAAGAATTTAGTATTTCGATCTCCGCATTTCATCCACAAAGCTCTTGACCGTTGGCTCCACATCACTTCTTCCTTTACCAGAATttcattgatttcttttctcaaaacctCTATCTCCTCAGCAGTCTCATGAAGCAAATTTAGGGCCTCAACCTCTTGCAATTGCTGCTGTTTTACTCTCAGAGTTTTGTTGACATTACCGAATACCTCCTTGTTCCACCTTTGCAAGTGGTCTTGGCAGCTCTTCAGACGCTCATGGATTTGAAAATTAGTATCAGCTCGGAGGGGATCCCAGGCATCCTCAATAATCTCCCTACACCTCTCATCACGGGTCCACATTGCTTCGAACATAAACCTTCGTTTCGCTGGTCTTCTTGGCATTTTCCTATGCAGATATAAAACAATCATGCAGTGATCCGACGCCGACATAGCTAAGTGGTGAGCACTAGCTTCCGAAAACATACATCTCCATGCTTCATTCGCTACTACCCTGTCCAATCTGACTAGCGTTCTCTGATCCCCCAATCTGCCATTACACCAAGTATATCTCTGCCCCACAAAGCCTAAATCAACTAAACCACATTTGTTTAAGCATTCTCTAAACTCCCACATCTGATTTGCATCCCTATCCAGCCATCCTAATTTCTCTTTAGCATGggtaatttcattaaaatccccacATACAACCTAGGGCATATCACATTGTTTATACAAAGCTTCCAAAAGTTTCCAAGAAATTTTCCGCTTACCCGATTCAGGATGGCCATAAAAACCGGTTGCTCTCCACGGGACTTGATCTTGCTCGCCTTCAACAACGACATCTATGTGCGAATTCGAGCAACTCTTCAGCTTTATCTCTGTTCCTTTCCTCCAGATCATAGCTAATCCTCCACTTTTACCGTCGCTAGGGACCACAATCCCCTCTGTATAATCAATCTTGTTTTGAACCCCCTTCATCTTGCTTAGACTCGCTTTGGTCTCCGATAAGAAGACCAGGATCGGATTCTTCTTTCTCACCTCGTCGGTGAGAGTTTGAACCGCCGGGGATGATCCAAGACCCCGGCAGTTCCATGCTATCATGCTCATTGAGCTCGGCGGCGCTGCGCTGCAGTCGCCGCCACTCCGCCATCCGTGGTTGAATTTTCTTTCCCTGACACTTTGCTCTCTTTACACCCTTTTCTGCGTTTAGCCTCAGTGATGTTCAATTCCAGCTCTTTCAATGGTACTGGGCTTTCACGTTTTACTTTATATTGGATTATAGGCTCCCCTTCACTTGGGCTTGGTTGCTCATTTTGCTGTTTGGGCTGAGCC
This genomic window contains:
- the LOC126695892 gene encoding uncharacterized protein LOC126695892; translation: MIAWNCRGLGSSPAVQTLTDEVRKKNPILVFLSETKASLSKMKGVQNKIDYTEGIVVPSDGKSGGLAMIWRKGTEIKLKSCSNSHIDVVVEGEQDQVPWRATGFYGHPESEKLGWLDRDANQMWEFRECLNKCGLVDLGFVGQRYTWCNGRLGDQRTLVRLDRVVANEAWRCMFSEASAHHLAMSASDHCMIVLYLHRKMPRRPAKRRFMFEAMWTRDERCREIIEDAWDPLRADTNFQIHERLKSCQDHLQRWNKEVFGNVNKTLRVKQQQLQEVEALNLLHETAEEIEVLRKEINEILVKEEVMWSQRSRALWMKCGDRNTKFFHATATQRQRKNRIEGLWGADGMWQEEKERVEEIILGYFEKIYSTEHTSEYEVNVEDVERCITPEMNKILLENFRAEEVRYALNQMHPTKSPGPDGMSPLFYQKYWEIVGPYVTKCALDILNSGSLPCVLNETYICLIPTVQCPQKITEFRPISLCNVIYKIVSKVLANRLKKILPKVIGEAQSAFVPGRQITDNVFVAFETMHRIKSRRKGKTGLMAVKLDMSKAYDRVEWKYLEGVMRKMGFQEKWIQLFMMCVRTVSYSVLINGEPRGRIIPTRGLRQGDPISPYLFLLCVEGLSAMFQREVRLERIKGVSVCRGAPQISHLFFADDSIIFCKATLEEANRVSQVLKDYERESGQKLNKEKTSLFFSKNTRSEVMEGVKELFGAQIIRQHEKYLGLPPMVGRGKKKAFNRIKDQVGRRIAGWKGKLLSKAGKEILIKAVAQATPTYTMSCFKIPDALCKELNSMVRNFWWGQKENERKMAWISWEKMCQRKAEGGLGFRDLKAFNLALLAKQGWRIIQNPDSLLHRVLKAKYFKSTSFLEAQVGNNPSYTWRSLMEAKSVVERGMRWSIGNGRSVDIWRDRWLPTPNSFKVISPRSQVSSVERVEHLLDSDKRAWDISKVRSIFLPFEAETVLGIPISPSLPNDSRIWAWTSNGILTVRSAYGVALKMVKDNKEKEDKGECSDPSKMDEVWKSIWRLECPGKIKHFLWRACRNILPTNFCLARRKVSKWDGCAWCGETESSSHVLWDCKAAAEVWKESGLNLPRWKNDHRDFIEVFWKLKEEAKNIDWVVFATTAWSIWSNRNRYKHEGKFKPGKMVVKEVTRYVEEFRQGFTSNLTTSKQPPRRDSQWRPPDAGQYKVNVDAAVFKEAGSCGVGVVVRNEEGCLMGAMSRKLPFPLGPLEAEARAAEEGIVFARDLGLNEVVIEGDAKTVMTALANSDFLHTPSSIQKVMEGAKFRLQAFKSWQSKHVHRSCNVAAHMLAKHACNVIDSLIWVEDTPPMISAQISMDVANLGLSLN